The DNA window tatatatatataatattatattatattatatgccCTGTTCTATATGTGGTTgtattttttggtttgtttgtttgtttgtttgcatcttttttaaaaatgatcatcAATAATCATTATTTATGCTGACTTGTTTTAACCTTTCCAGGACATGGATGCACTGATGACTACAATCTCACCTGGTTGAACCTTCCTCTTAGCACCGAAAGGGAAAAAATGCCAAGTCGTCATGGCGACTGTTTGGCAGGCCCCTCTTCTGGGTTGAATTTGCATACAGAGCACTGGGTAGGCTGACAGCCGTCCTGCCTCCACCTCCATCTGATTCACAATTACACTCTCCCCCATCATTAGCTGCTCACGAGGTCGTGGCTGGCGCGTCTCGCGCTCACCGTAATCACTGTTGATGGGGCTGGACTGCCACTGCACTCGCTGATTGCGGTAAAATCTCAAAAGACAAACTGAGACTTAGTGTTTGAGAAATGTCCTGCCTTGTCAAGGACTCACTTGTAGTGTCATTCGTCCGCGCCGAGGAAGATGAGCACCCTctgagagaaaggaagagatcACATCAATTCACATGCAAAACAACAAGGAAAGACTGTGGTGATACGATAAATAGGAAAGATGGCTGTGGTCTTAATGAGACCAATCATGTTATTGTTTCTGCCTACCGCTCCTTTCTGATACCTAGAAAAAAGAATTACAAATTGAGCGAGTCTGTCATGTAGAGTTAGGGTCAGAGCTTGCCATAAAAACTGGTGGTTTGCCCAATGCAGGTCTCAAGGAATACTACAGAACATAAAGTAATACTTATTGTCTTTACTGAGACATGTTTGGCTTGATATCATGCGTGATCTttgcatttaaaacacacaccactaccaccactagAGGGGAGTGTTTCCACTATTCTGAATCCCATTTAGTTGGAATCACAGAATTCCACATTCACTGTCTTGCTGCcagttaaagaaaaatatataaaacaacatcAATGAAAAAAACTGCCTGTGCAGGTTCTTTACTAAAAGGCAGGAACATTTTATCATGGACAGGTGCAGAGTGGGAAGGAAGAGACAAGCAGGTCTGCTAGCATCATTAGATGCTAGCATCATTAGACCAGTCACACTGGTATAGAGGTAGTCCAGACCCATACAGGCACACAAACTCATGCTTACACTCACACTTCTCCTTTCTTattgtgagtctctctctctctctctctctctctctctctctctctctctctctcctctctctctctctctctctctcgctctctctctctctcacacacacacacacacacacacacacacacacacacacacacacacacacacacacacacacacacacacacacataaagacattTCACCTCTTACCCCTGCCAAATCTTTCAGAGTGACTTTTTCAAACAGGGAGGGCGTCCACAGGGCACAGAGCGTCTTCTGCTTGAAAGCTGCccaaaaggacaaaaacaaacataccacTCATTTTTGAAAAGTGATGATCTATCGATattgtttctttattaaataaacTGTTTATGTTGTAGTAACAATAGTTTAGCTTTAGTATCTACTGATTATATCCAGGGTGGGCAACTGTAATCTACTGCGAATCCTGTAAATTGCTCCAGTTGGCTAATGCATTGATTACTGGTAAATTGGATAAATACTGACTAATTTCTTTGTAGATattgtgggggttttttctATGACAACTTATTGCATCTTCAGCTACATTTTCACTATCAATTgttcacataaaaacaaacttaaCGTAGAAAATCTGtcaacaaatatattttggtttAGCACAGATCTGAGCAAATATTTGCCCAGAGGGGATTTTAGAAGTCGGAGCCCCGTTACTAGAGAGGAAgggtgtgaggaggaggaggagagtctgtttgttttcagagtTGGAGGGAGGGGCCCAGATCAGGGAGGTTTTAGCCTGTGCCATTGatactctcctcccctcctcctctcctcctctcctcctctcccttctttctTTATCCCTGGCACCCCCTCCCTTCTTTAGGTCTTGCCCCCTGTTTCTAACTCTTCTCTTCAGACCCCTTTGCTCTCGCAGTCCTGAAGCAACTTCTCTTCTCGGTAAGTAAAATACACGGAGGTAAACAATAGATCTACGTTAAACTTCATTGAGATTTAATTCTATTTCTGTTGGATGGAGCCATTATAAGAAACTGGtgatagggaaaaaaaaagttgaaacaTCTATGCCTTGAGTAGGCTGTTTTTGCTGCTATAAGATGAGGTTCAGGGAGACTTTGTTTTGTGGTATTCATGTCTCCAACCTCTGTGGAAGATGAATCTTTTTATACCAGTCCCcctacattttcagttttacttatttttttcgCATTCAGTAAACAGCATTGTTACGCATTCAGTAAACAGCATTGTTACGCATTCAGTAAACAGCATTGTTCAGCTTTATTTCTCTACATTAATTTAGTATCCTTGTTGTGGTTTATAATCATGCCCTAATCCTAGATCCACCCCCCGCAGGttctttcttttcctgtcctgcttggtgGTTTTCTGTACGGATGCTATTCTTCCCTTAACAAAGCTTTATCTCCTCCTTGTGTACTTCTCATCGCAGACATGCGGCATCGGTCAAGCCCACTCTTCATCCCcttgctcctcttcctcgtctCGCTGCCCTGTGCCGAGGCCAAAAAGAAGACTAGGCCGAAGTCAGAGGCCGGCAGCGGCAATGCCGGCCCTACGAGCCAGCCCGCCCTGAGCTCCGGAGAGCTGAGCACCAAAGATGGCCACCGGTGCACCTGGGCAGTGCACGAGGGTGGGAACAGCATGCTGCTCCAGGTGAGATGCTCCACCCCCGCGGGGGAGGCCTATACCTGCCAGTTCTCAGGCAAACCACAGGAGTGCTCTGCCTATGGTGTCCAGCCAGCCCAGTACTGGAAGCAGGTGGTGGGGAAGCTGAAGAAGAGGAGCAGCGCATGTGAGGGGGAGAAGGTGTTGAAGACACGTCTGTGCAAGAAAGGGCCGGCTGCTGCCCACATGAAGCTGACCGAAACCAAACCGGGGGGCGCAGGTGGCCGTGCTGAGGGTGGCAGCAAAGGGGAGCTGATGGGCAAGAAAACGGGCAGTAAGGAAGGAGCCAGGGAGAAGAGGAAGCAGGCCAAGGCAGAAGATCTGGAGGAGGAGCCCATGCAGAGCGATAGGGAGGCAGATTTCGGGGACGGCGGCGAGGCCGCGGCAGatacagagacaggagagagctACTGCAGCGAGGGCTGGCACTCCGTCTGCAGTTTCTTTATCAAGCTGCTCGATGGCTGAAGCCACTGGTTCTGAAGTTCAGAATTCAAAGTTGCTTCTGGCCAGTGTGTGACAAAGAATGTTGGATGGACCAGAttccacacacgcgcacacacacatgcacacatacacacgcgcacacgcgcacacattaGAGATAATGATGTGAAATCCTATCAAAGACAACAAATTATGCATGCTAATTCATCCTATGTTAATATGCATTTTCTAAATAATGTGGGTTTTAACAAATTATAGATGGTGAGACATTTGGGAAATATTTAGAAAGTTAGACAGTTGTTTCTTTGGATATTTAGTGATGACTAAatctttgtaaatgttttgtagaCTAAATAAACTAACAATTTGTATTTAAGAGATGTTTGATCCTTTTATGTGTAAGATGGACAATATCTGCTATGTAATTTCactaaatattttgttaactTGTATTCTACAAATGTATGAATAGAGAGAGCACATTTGTtgaatttttgtgtgtgaagttttaaaggtttttttaaagttttgcaagttttaaaaatgctacTGCCTTTCTTCTCCATGAAATCTGAGGAGTTTTGAGCTTTTAACTGTGTCTTGATGCACAGGGGCAGTTATCTAATCTTGAACGTCTATGGAAACAGAATCAAAGCTTAGACATGAGCTGAGCTAAGAGGCACTTGTCCTTTTACAGCAAATCCTCATGTGAcatcaaaatgtctttttactccaaaaaaaaaaaaaaaaagtggaacaGTTAACTTAACAATGTGGTGAgctaagaaacaaaaaaatggctaaatatatgaacaatgcaaaaaagaaaagagaaaatgtgtggTAAGTTCTTCTGACCTTCATGTACAGTTTTAAGAAGTGATAGCTGATACAGTA is part of the Electrophorus electricus isolate fEleEle1 chromosome 13, fEleEle1.pri, whole genome shotgun sequence genome and encodes:
- the fgfbp3 gene encoding fibroblast growth factor-binding protein 3 codes for the protein MRHRSSPLFIPLLLFLVSLPCAEAKKKTRPKSEAGSGNAGPTSQPALSSGELSTKDGHRCTWAVHEGGNSMLLQVRCSTPAGEAYTCQFSGKPQECSAYGVQPAQYWKQVVGKLKKRSSACEGEKVLKTRLCKKGPAAAHMKLTETKPGGAGGRAEGGSKGELMGKKTGSKEGAREKRKQAKAEDLEEEPMQSDREADFGDGGEAAADTETGESYCSEGWHSVCSFFIKLLDG